From a region of the Streptomyces tirandamycinicus genome:
- a CDS encoding VOC family protein, with the protein MARDLPTAEEFYSEVLGWAFRPTRLGEEFAVGFLDGTPVAGIGALADSLAVAVAWTPYFAVDDADLTAARIHERSATVAVGPLSFGTGRAALAADRDGAVFGIWQGKAIPDWSMGTDKAPAWLELRTRDAFDAAIFYAEVLDWACAQPGCCQVAYEDDHVVLRHQGDVVARITGGAVGEAPDPHIRPRWHVYFYVPDVDFAVRTAVGLGGRVIAPADPTSADAWVTLRDPDGGLFTVTSNDPVAGPPR; encoded by the coding sequence ATGGCTCGTGATCTCCCGACGGCGGAGGAGTTCTACTCGGAGGTGCTCGGGTGGGCGTTCCGTCCCACCCGGCTCGGCGAGGAGTTTGCCGTCGGCTTCCTCGACGGCACTCCCGTCGCCGGGATCGGGGCACTCGCGGACAGCCTCGCGGTCGCGGTGGCGTGGACACCCTACTTCGCGGTCGACGATGCGGACCTGACGGCGGCCCGGATCCACGAGCGCAGCGCCACGGTGGCGGTGGGCCCGCTCAGCTTCGGCACCGGCCGGGCGGCGCTGGCCGCGGACCGCGACGGCGCCGTGTTCGGCATCTGGCAGGGCAAGGCCATCCCCGACTGGAGCATGGGCACCGACAAGGCTCCGGCCTGGCTGGAGTTGCGCACCCGCGACGCCTTCGATGCGGCGATCTTCTACGCCGAGGTACTGGACTGGGCCTGCGCACAGCCCGGTTGCTGCCAAGTGGCCTACGAGGACGACCATGTCGTCCTGCGGCACCAGGGGGACGTGGTCGCCCGGATCACCGGCGGCGCCGTCGGCGAGGCCCCCGACCCGCACATCCGCCCCCGCTGGCACGTGTACTTCTACGTGCCCGACGTGGACTTCGCCGTGCGGACGGCCGTCGGGCTCGGTGGCCGGGTCATCGCGCCGGCCGACCCGACCAGCGCGGACGCCTGGGTGACCCTCCGCGACCCCGACGGCGGCCTGTTCACCGTCACGTCGAACGATCCGGTGGCGGGGCCCCCTCGCTGA
- a CDS encoding DUF1996 domain-containing protein: protein MLGGGGLIAVNTYASAGEGWGRSQNRTLGAGAAASTIRCPEAANGLSEVPDAARREVDRELAAMDSQITEAYQRFAEQREQVAQDPGFAENAVLGPLEDKRTASLDRIATAIGRAGERPKGLESMAACELKQDEADNGGQNEGGQNGGQGQDGGQNDGNGQGQDGGGQDGGGNAGQAGNGPEQSDFVEIQSVQPNAGDPRNRRGASRGVFTTSCGVNENGKFNPDNVIVAPGVANGAHHMHDYVGNQANDAFASDDDLAAGETTCVNQGDKSTYYWPVLRLQNGQQEADADADGGGKDQNVGEIQTPSQVTLNFVGNPRSKVTAMPRFLRIITGDAKAFVNGDANANASWSCTGFENRQLKDKYPICPEGSQVVRTFKFQSCWDGQNTDSANHRTHVAFAQANGACPNGFRAIPQLVQRIVYDVPPPVFDGANPSVFAVDSFPEQLHKPVTDHGDFINVFDDNLMDELVGCINEGRECGPGDAGAPPADGNNGGNGDGGGNGGNGDGGGNGENPGDPAPPNDGATGGQDAPGAPAEPQNPGGGNPPADGGDGKPGAAPGAGQDSGQDGAGQDGSGSGDNGSGDNGSGDRNAPEGGGKVKNPEVLANSSTGSSAGSSADAPAGSNGSAQTGTGDGEPAAQATEAAGENATEPNGGGGPLAGGQAQSGGLAETGAQLWPSAAGAVLLLAGGLLLRTRRPQRVAARRR from the coding sequence ATGCTGGGCGGTGGCGGGCTGATCGCCGTCAACACCTATGCCTCGGCCGGCGAGGGGTGGGGGCGGTCGCAGAACCGGACTCTCGGAGCCGGCGCCGCGGCCTCCACCATCAGGTGTCCCGAGGCCGCGAACGGGCTCTCGGAGGTGCCTGACGCGGCGCGGCGCGAGGTCGACAGGGAACTGGCCGCGATGGACAGCCAGATCACGGAGGCCTACCAGCGATTCGCCGAGCAGAGGGAACAGGTTGCTCAGGACCCCGGGTTCGCCGAGAACGCGGTCCTCGGTCCGCTGGAGGACAAGCGGACGGCCAGCCTCGACCGCATCGCCACGGCGATCGGCCGCGCCGGCGAACGGCCCAAGGGCCTCGAGTCCATGGCGGCCTGCGAGTTGAAGCAGGACGAAGCCGACAACGGAGGTCAGAACGAGGGAGGTCAGAACGGCGGTCAGGGTCAGGACGGGGGTCAGAACGACGGCAACGGCCAAGGCCAGGACGGGGGCGGTCAGGACGGCGGCGGCAACGCTGGTCAGGCGGGCAACGGTCCGGAGCAGTCCGACTTCGTCGAGATCCAGTCGGTGCAGCCGAACGCCGGTGACCCGCGCAATCGGCGTGGTGCCTCCCGTGGCGTCTTCACGACGAGTTGCGGGGTGAACGAGAACGGCAAGTTCAACCCGGACAACGTGATCGTGGCGCCGGGTGTCGCCAACGGTGCCCACCATATGCACGACTACGTGGGCAACCAGGCCAACGACGCCTTCGCCAGTGACGACGACCTCGCGGCAGGCGAGACGACCTGTGTGAACCAGGGCGACAAGTCGACGTACTACTGGCCGGTGCTGCGGCTGCAGAACGGGCAGCAGGAGGCCGACGCCGATGCCGACGGCGGCGGCAAGGACCAGAACGTCGGTGAGATCCAGACGCCGTCGCAGGTCACGCTGAACTTCGTGGGCAACCCGCGGTCGAAGGTGACGGCGATGCCGCGGTTCCTGCGGATCATCACGGGCGACGCCAAGGCGTTCGTCAACGGTGATGCGAACGCGAACGCCTCGTGGAGCTGCACCGGCTTCGAGAACCGCCAGCTGAAGGACAAGTACCCGATCTGCCCCGAGGGCAGTCAGGTGGTGCGGACGTTCAAGTTCCAGAGCTGCTGGGACGGCCAGAACACCGACAGTGCCAACCACCGTACCCATGTCGCCTTCGCCCAGGCCAACGGCGCCTGCCCCAACGGCTTCCGCGCCATCCCGCAGCTCGTGCAGCGCATCGTGTACGACGTGCCGCCGCCGGTGTTCGACGGGGCCAACCCGAGCGTCTTCGCGGTCGACTCCTTCCCGGAGCAGCTGCACAAGCCCGTCACCGACCACGGCGACTTCATCAACGTCTTCGACGACAACCTGATGGACGAGCTTGTGGGCTGCATCAACGAGGGCCGTGAGTGCGGTCCCGGCGACGCCGGTGCACCTCCCGCCGACGGCAACAACGGTGGCAACGGTGACGGAGGTGGCAACGGCGGCAACGGTGACGGAGGTGGCAACGGGGAGAACCCCGGCGACCCGGCCCCGCCCAACGACGGAGCGACGGGTGGTCAGGACGCGCCCGGCGCACCGGCTGAGCCGCAGAACCCCGGCGGGGGCAACCCTCCGGCCGACGGCGGGGACGGCAAGCCCGGCGCGGCTCCCGGAGCCGGCCAGGACTCCGGCCAGGACGGCGCGGGTCAGGACGGGTCCGGCTCCGGGGACAACGGCTCGGGGGACAACGGCTCCGGAGACCGGAACGCACCGGAAGGCGGCGGCAAGGTGAAGAACCCCGAGGTTCTCGCCAATTCGTCCACCGGGTCCTCCGCGGGTTCGTCCGCGGACGCCCCCGCCGGGTCGAACGGTTCGGCGCAGACGGGCACGGGTGACGGCGAGCCCGCCGCCCAGGCCACGGAGGCCGCGGGGGAGAACGCCACCGAGCCCAACGGCGGCGGCGGTCCGCTGGCAGGCGGTCAGGCTCAGAGCGGTGGGCTCGCGGAGACCGGTGCCCAGCTGTGGCCGTCCGCGGCCGGGGCCGTGCTGCTCCTGGCAGGTGGGCTGCTGCTGCGTACGCGCCGTCCGCAGCGTGTGGCGGCGCGCCGCCGCTGA